A single region of the Nicotiana sylvestris chromosome 6, ASM39365v2, whole genome shotgun sequence genome encodes:
- the LOC138870764 gene encoding uncharacterized protein: MDFITGLPNSRRKFDSIWVIVDRLTKSAHFLPVRTTYSAEDYTRLYIKEIVWLHGVPLSIISDRDNRRRDLEFAVGDWVFLKVSPMKGVMTFGKKGKLSPKYVGPYHIVQRIGRVADKLDLHPELGAIHPVFYVSMLRKFLGDPSCISPIEDIQVTKDLSYEEIPVAILDLQIRKLRTKEVASLKVLWRNNNVEEMTWEAEEDMKSRYPHLFEFSGDMLETNMESIPKAFEVSKTIYNSIDKLGSIYYLFYTWESRVQIREDEESIILTLKGVDLWSRSANNLLSLDPEIERALHRVRREVEARTRIERELDIVVQPQPIEMAGNAERAVIEAARTNLANMTQDIVKPEIIGHFELK, translated from the exons atggatttcattaCAGGATTACCCAATTCTCGCCGGAAGTTCGATTctatttgggtcattgtggatagacTGACGAAATCAGCTCACTTTCTCCCTGTTAGGACCACCTATTCAGCTGAAGACTATACGAGactgtatatcaaggaaatagtttgGCTACATGGAGTTCCACTTTCTATTATATCTGACAGAG ATAACCGACGTCGAGATTTGGAATTTGCTGTGGGAGACTGGGTATTCTTgaaagtgtcgcctatgaagggtgtaatgacatttggaaagaagggaaaactCAGCCCTAAATATGTTGGGCCATATCATATTGTTCAGAGAATTGGGCGAGTAGCCGACAAACTTGACTTGCACCCAGAATTAGGCGCAATCCATCCGGTATTTTACGTTTCCATGCTTCGCAAATTCTTAGGTGATCCTTCTTGCATCAGCCCTATTGAGGATATTCAAGTTACCAAAGACTTGTCATATGAAGAAATACCTGTTGCCATTCTTGACCTTCAAATCCGTAAGCTACGGACTAAAGAGGTAGCCTCActaaaagtactttggaggaacaataaTGTAGAGGAAATGACATGGGAGGCCGAGGAGGACATGAAGTCCAGATACCCTCATTTATTTGAGTTTTCAG GTGATATGCTTGAGACAAATATG GAAAGCATTCCGAAGGCTTTCGAGGTCTCGAAAACCATATATAACTCCATCGACAAG ttaggttctatttactatctattcTATACTTGGGAAAGTCGTGTTCAGATTAGAGAAGATGAAGAGAGCATTATCTTAACCCTTAAGGGGgtggatttgtg gagtagaagtgCAAACAATCTCCTTTctcttgatcctgaaattgaacggGCACTTCACAGAGTGAGGAGGGAGGTCGAAGCTAGAACTAGAatagaaagagagttggacatcgtAGTTCAACCACAACCAATCGAGATGGCAGGTAATGCAGAGCGTGCAGTGATAGAAGCTGCAAGGACgaatcttgctaatatgactcaggatATTGTGAAGCCTGAGATCATAGGGCATTTTGAACTCAAATAG